A DNA window from Onthophagus taurus isolate NC chromosome 1, IU_Otau_3.0, whole genome shotgun sequence contains the following coding sequences:
- the LOC111417616 gene encoding uncharacterized protein, translated as MNPFIYFIIVLALTKTVSSQELDIDDDLINISNVSTESNTKFMSLDDRIKILDVHKLKLKKSFREIRDIIIDLRMRNARINPANYDKIHDVLHTMDDSSFYIILQVYTYLLNLDKIKSVEDEANDFCYG; from the exons ATGAATCCattcatatattttataatcgtCTTAGCACTGACTAAAACTGTGTCATCTcaag AATTGGACATCGATGATGACTTAATCAATATAAGTAATGTTTCAACAGAATCTAATACGAAATTTATGTCGTTAGATGATCGCATAAAAATACTGGATGTTCata aattaaagttaaagaaaTCTTTCCGTGAAATACGTGATATAA TAATTGATCTTAGAATGAGAAATGCTCGAATAAATCCTGCAAATTATGATAAAATACATGATGTTCTCCATACGATGGACGATTCATCATTTTACATCATACTCCAAGTGTATACATATT tATTAAATTTGGATAAGATTAAAAGTGTTGAAGATGAAG caAACGATTTTTGTTATGGCTAA
- the LOC111417586 gene encoding uncharacterized protein, with protein MNPCIYFVIVVGLTKTVSSEVFDIDDDLINIGNVSIESNSKFISLDDRVKILDVHKSRIKKSFREIHDIIIDLRMRNARISRAKHDRMLDLLYRMDDSVFYIIHQVYTYLLNLDKIKSVEDEVNDFCYG; from the exons ATGAATCCATGCATATATTTTGTGATCGTTGTAGGACTTACTAAAACTGTATCATCtgaag TATTTGACATCGATGATGACTTAATCAATATAGGAAATGTTTCAATAGAATCTAATTCGAAATTTATATCGTTAGATGATCGCGTAAAAATACTGGATGTTCata AATCaaggataaagaaatcttttcGAGAAATACATGATATAA TAATTGATCTTCGAATGAGAAATGCTCGAATAAGTCGTGCAAAGCATGATCGAATGCTTGATCTTCTCTATAGAATGGACGATTCAGTATTTTACATCATACACCAAGTGTATACATATT taTTAAATTTGGATAAGATTAAAAGTGTTGAAGATGAAG taaatgatttttgttaCGGCTAA